One segment of Colius striatus isolate bColStr4 chromosome 11, bColStr4.1.hap1, whole genome shotgun sequence DNA contains the following:
- the METTL5 gene encoding rRNA N6-adenosine-methyltransferase METTL5 isoform X1 — protein sequence MKKLKLKELESYLQQVDTFECPKLLLEQYPTRPHIAACMLYTIHNTFDDIENKTIADLGCGCGMLSIGSAMLGAGLCVGFDIDADALEIFNSNVEDFELTNINMVQCDICCLPESMSETFDTVIMNPPFGTKHNKGMDMIFLKTALQMAKKAVYSLHKTSTRQHIQKKADEWEVKMEVIAELRYDLPASYKFHKKKSVDIEVDFIRFSAKKLLN from the exons ATGAAGAAATTAAAGCTTAAAGAACTGGAAAGCTATCTTCAACAAGTTGATACTTTTGAATGTCCAAAACTACTCCTTGAACAGTATCCAACAAGACCTCACATTGCAG caTGTATGCTTTATACAATTCACAATACTTTTGATgatattgaaaacaaaaccattgcAGATCTAGGCTGTGGTTGTGGCATGCTAAGCATTGGAAGTGCAATGTTAGGAGCAGG attgtGTGTGGGGTTTGACATAGATGCAGATGcactggaaatatttaataGCAATGTTGAAGACTTTGAGCTCACAAACATCAACATGGTTCAGTGCGATATCTGTTGTTTACCTGAGAGCATGTCAGAGACTTTTGACACAGTTATTATGAACCCTCCGTTTGGTACCAAGCATAATAAAG GAATGGATATGATTTTTCTGAAAACTGCTTTACAAATGGCAAAAAAAGCTGTGTATTCCCTGCACAAAACTTCAACAAGGCAG CACattcaaaagaaagcagatgaaTGGGAAGTGAAGATGGAAGTCATAGCAG AACTTAGATATGACCTACCAGCATCATATAAGTTCCACAAGAAGAAATCA GTTGACATTGAAGTGGATTTCATTAGATTTTCTGCCAAGAAACTCCTGAACTGA
- the METTL5 gene encoding rRNA N6-adenosine-methyltransferase METTL5 isoform X2 — translation MKKLKLKELESYLQQVDTFECPKLLLEQYPTRPHIAACMLYTIHNTFDDIENKTIADLGCGCGMLSIGSAMLGAGLCVGFDIDADALEIFNSNVEDFELTNINMVQCDICCLPESMSETFDTVIMNPPFGTKHNKGMDMIFLKTALQMAKKAVYSLHKTSTRQHIQKKADEWEVKMEVIAELRYDLPASYKFHKKKSRS, via the exons ATGAAGAAATTAAAGCTTAAAGAACTGGAAAGCTATCTTCAACAAGTTGATACTTTTGAATGTCCAAAACTACTCCTTGAACAGTATCCAACAAGACCTCACATTGCAG caTGTATGCTTTATACAATTCACAATACTTTTGATgatattgaaaacaaaaccattgcAGATCTAGGCTGTGGTTGTGGCATGCTAAGCATTGGAAGTGCAATGTTAGGAGCAGG attgtGTGTGGGGTTTGACATAGATGCAGATGcactggaaatatttaataGCAATGTTGAAGACTTTGAGCTCACAAACATCAACATGGTTCAGTGCGATATCTGTTGTTTACCTGAGAGCATGTCAGAGACTTTTGACACAGTTATTATGAACCCTCCGTTTGGTACCAAGCATAATAAAG GAATGGATATGATTTTTCTGAAAACTGCTTTACAAATGGCAAAAAAAGCTGTGTATTCCCTGCACAAAACTTCAACAAGGCAG CACattcaaaagaaagcagatgaaTGGGAAGTGAAGATGGAAGTCATAGCAG AACTTAGATATGACCTACCAGCATCATATAAGTTCCACAAGAAGAAATCA
- the METTL5 gene encoding rRNA N6-adenosine-methyltransferase METTL5 isoform X3, with product MKKLKLKELESYLQQVDTFECPKLLLEQYPTRPHIAACMLYTIHNTFDDIENKTIADLGCGCGMLSIGSAMLGAGLCVGFDIDADALEIFNSNVEDFELTNINMVQCDICCLPESMSETFDTVIMNPPFGTKHNKGMDMIFLKTALQMAKKAVYSLHKTSTSTFKRKQMNGK from the exons ATGAAGAAATTAAAGCTTAAAGAACTGGAAAGCTATCTTCAACAAGTTGATACTTTTGAATGTCCAAAACTACTCCTTGAACAGTATCCAACAAGACCTCACATTGCAG caTGTATGCTTTATACAATTCACAATACTTTTGATgatattgaaaacaaaaccattgcAGATCTAGGCTGTGGTTGTGGCATGCTAAGCATTGGAAGTGCAATGTTAGGAGCAGG attgtGTGTGGGGTTTGACATAGATGCAGATGcactggaaatatttaataGCAATGTTGAAGACTTTGAGCTCACAAACATCAACATGGTTCAGTGCGATATCTGTTGTTTACCTGAGAGCATGTCAGAGACTTTTGACACAGTTATTATGAACCCTCCGTTTGGTACCAAGCATAATAAAG GAATGGATATGATTTTTCTGAAAACTGCTTTACAAATGGCAAAAAAAGCTGTGTATTCCCTGCACAAAACTTCAACAAG CACattcaaaagaaagcagatgaaTGGGAAGTGA